Genomic window (Methanomassiliicoccus sp.):
GAGCGTTCGGGACTAGATCGGTGTCCCCTGGGCCGTTATCGTTTACGTATGAGGTCTTCTCGGTACTTCCGCCGGCGACGCCCGGTGGGCCGGAAGCGACGTAGACCAGGACCACCATGGCCAGCACGCAGATGAGGGCCGATGAGATGAGGATGACGATCTTCGTCCTGTCATTTGGGTCGAGGATGTCCCGGGACTTCCAGGTCAGGGCGTAGTAAACAAAGCCGTGGTCCTCGGTACGGATCACGAAGCCTCCTTCCTCCAGCTTCTTGAGGTGGCGATGGACCGCGGCCTTGTCGATGGCCAGCAGGTCGGCAAGCTGGGAGACCGTCCGGCGGTTGGACCGGAGGTTCTTGAGGATGTCCAGCCGGGTGTCCGAGGCCAGAGCGAACAGGGACCGCTTGTCGAGCTCCACTTTCATGGCGATATCGCCCCCCGAGAGCGCTTCCGGGGCCTTGAAACCTGCCGCCTCAGAGGGGCACGGCGATACCGTCGTCGATGCCATAGTAAGTCCTCCCGTCGCCGTAGGTAATAGAACCGAGGGGCTCCAGGGTGCCCAAGGAGCTGGCCTTCACCATGGTGTCCGATATGGTGAACAGGACCTCGCCGATGTATAGGGAGCGGTCAACGGTGGCGTTCTCATGCATCACGCTTCCCACCTCGATCACACCGTCGTTGCTTAGTTCGAGGACTACGGCGGCCGAGGACGGCAAGTGGTACGAACCGTCGGTTCCGTAACCCGACCCATAGTAGGTCACGGGTATCGCCAGAATCCCCTTTCCAGAGATATAGGTAACCGCCCTGTGATCATATTGGGCAGGGGAGGAGGAGAAGCCGTTCACCACGAAGCTGCCAACCTCAATCATGTTCTCGGGGTTGGTCACGTTGAACAGCGAGACCTTCACCGAGCCGTTCTCGAAACCGATGCCCATGAGCCCGGCATCGACCATCTGCAGGTAGTTGGAGGCGCCGGGGACCTTCAGCTGGCCCAGAACCGCCGGGGTATCGGTGGAAAGGTCGATGACGAACAGGGGGTCGACCTGATAGTAGGTGACCAGATAGAGCCGTTCCCCCATGAATCGGCAGGAGTATATGCTCTCCCCCGGCGCGATCCCGGTGACCGAGCCGACCTCCCGGAGGTCGAGATCTAGCACGTGGACCTCGTTCGAAGGATTGGTCCATCCGACGGTGGTGGCGATCCTGAGCCGCCCTTCCCGCTCATCTAGGGCGAACTGATTGATAGGCCGGCCGGTGATTGAGCCCTGCGCTTGGAGCGTCATATCGGTCCCGTCAACGGCGATGCGATA
Coding sequences:
- a CDS encoding winged helix-turn-helix domain-containing protein, with product MASTTVSPCPSEAAGFKAPEALSGGDIAMKVELDKRSLFALASDTRLDILKNLRSNRRTVSQLADLLAIDKAAVHRHLKKLEEGGFVIRTEDHGFVYYALTWKSRDILDPNDRTKIVILISSALICVLAMVVLVYVASGPPGVAGGSTEKTSYVNDNGPGDTDLVPNAPAKGVDTTIPLLTLGLGTAALAIMAWRQYRRPAQRGGESPSDREAGPGF